Proteins from one Malania oleifera isolate guangnan ecotype guangnan chromosome 4, ASM2987363v1, whole genome shotgun sequence genomic window:
- the LOC131153732 gene encoding uncharacterized protein LOC131153732: protein MGVVPGFNSLENPTSQSGDNPVTTYATTISANINSILVLNDSNFKNWKENVMNVLGYMDLDLALRTEWSPALTDTSTSEMKRDLERWEHSNRTSLMIMKHFVPEAFRGAMFDEDNAKVFLEEL from the exons atggGTGTTGTCCCTGGATTTAATTCATTGGAGAACCCGACCTCGCAATCAGGAGACAATCCCG TTACTACATATGCTACTACAATTTCTGCCAACATAAATTCCATTCTGGTGCTTAACGACTCCAACTTTAAGAATTGGAAGGAGAACGTCATGAATGTTCTAGGCTATATGGATCTGGATCTTGCGCTACGGACAGAATGGTCTCCCGCCCTTACAGATACAAGTACCTCTGAAATGAAGAGGGACTTAGAGAGGTGGGAGCATTCTAATCGTACGAGCCTAATGATCATGAAACACTTTGTTCCAGAAGCATTCAGGGGCGCAATGTTCGATGAGGATAATGCTAAGGTATTCCTTGAGGAACTATAG